The Oncorhynchus tshawytscha isolate Ot180627B linkage group LG08, Otsh_v2.0, whole genome shotgun sequence genome window below encodes:
- the LOC112256609 gene encoding transmembrane protein 50A codes for MSGFLDSVRCGDCECNVDWGERRNTMASIAAGVLFFTGWWIIIDAAVKYPDEAVFHHAYHTCGVIATVAFLMINAVSNGQVRGDSYSEGCIGQTGARVWLFIGFMLAFGSLIASMWILFGGFVVPKKPVVYPGIAVFFQNAFIFFGGLVFKFGRTEDLWQ; via the exons ATGTCAGGGTTTTTGGACAGTGTCCGGTGCGGAGACTGCGAGTGCAAtgtggactggggagagaggcgAAACACCATGGCATCTATAGCTGCTGGAGTCCTG TTTTTCACTGGTTGGTGGATAATCATTGATGCAGCTGTGAAATATCCAGATGAGGCGGTCTTCCATCATGCCTATCACACATGTGGAGTCATCGCTACTGTGGCTTTTCTCAT GATCAATGCTGTCTCGAATGGCCAGGTGAGAGGGGACAGCTACAGTGAAGGTTGCATTGGGCAGACCG GAGCTCGTGTGTGGCTCTTCATTGGCTTCATGCTGGCGTTCGGCTCTCTCATCGCTTCCATGTGGATCCTGTTTGGAGGCTTCGTAGTGCCCA AGAAACCTGTTGTGTATCCTGGTATTGCGGTTTTCTTCCAAAATGCATTCATTTTCTTTGG GGGCTTGGTGTTTAAGTTTGGACGCACTGAAGACTTGTGGCAGTAA